The genomic stretch TCATCAAAGGAATCGATATGCCCTCGCTGGGATCTAGATGTCATTCCCTGGCCCGGCAAGTCTCCCATCACCACGTGATAACCTGAAGAACGCCACATTTCAATCAGCCATCCATAGCGTCCATGATGCTCCATCGCTCCATGGACAATGACGATCACTGCCTTAGCGGAACCTTCTGCTTCCCATTTCCACATGTTCCTTCCTCCTTTGTATCTTCTTATGATTATACTAAACCCGCGTAGATTATAAAAATTATATTCCCAAAAGAAAAAAATTACACAAGTTCCTGCTTTTCCGATAGAATTTGGTTAATATTAATATCCCATTCAGAAAGGAAGCTTACTCATGATTTATCCTTACAAAGACAAATCCCCCGTCATTGCAGATACGGCATACATCGCCGACTTTGCTACTGTAACTGGCGATGTGCAAATAGGGGAATACTCAAGCATCTGGTTCAATACAGTCATTCGGGGTGATGTCGCTCCTACCATCATCGGTAATAAAGTAAATATCCAGGATAATTCCGTCCTTCACCAAAGCCCAGGGAATCCCTTGATCCTGGAGGATGAAGTGACGATCGGGCATCAAGTTATTTTGCATAGCTGTAAAATCCGAAAAAAGGCCCTTATTGGCATGGGCTCCATCATCCTTGATAATGCTGAAATAGGGGAAGGTGCATTTATCGGCGCAGGAAGCCTCATTCCCCAAGGGAAAGTCATTCCTCCTAATACGCTGGCATTCGGAAGACCCGCAAAAGTGATTAGAGAACTAAATGAGCATGACGTCAGTGAAATGGAGCGGATTTCAAGGGAGTACGCTGAAAAAGGACAGTATTATAAGTCAATTTCAAAAACCCAAAAATAGATAAAATAAAAGCACCCAGGAAGGAATTCCTCCGAACCTGGGTGCAATTGCAGTTAAACGGCTTCCTTACTACTCAATTAAGGTTGTACAGTTTCTGCTTTTTTTATTTTATATTCGTTTTGAAAGTCGTACTTGTTTTCTTTATATACAGCATGCCAGATCATGAAGACAAGGACTGTCCAGATTTTTCTGCTGTTGTCTGCTTTTCCTTGGCAATGCTCTTCAAGCAGGTTCAAAACCACTTGCTTATTGATGATATGATCCGTTTCGCTTTCGCGGATGATGTTTTTCGCCCACTCGTTCATTTCATCTTTCAGCCAATGGCGGATCGGTACAGGGAATCCAAGCTTCTTCCTTGTAAGGACATGGTCAGGTACAACACCCTCGGCTGCTTTACGAAGGATATACTTTGTTGTTCCATTCGCTGTTTTTAAGCTTGTCGGAATTTTAGAAGCGACATCGAACACATTCTTATCCAGGAATGGCACACGCAATTCCAGAGAGTTCGCCATAGTCATTTTATCCGCTTTTAAGAGGATATCCCCTCTCATCCAAGTATGGATATCGATATATTGCATTCTATCAACCGGGTCATATCCGAATGTTTCGGAGTATAAAGGTTTTGTGATACTGGTATAATCCAGTCCTGTTCTATACTTAGGCAATAATTCGCGTTTTTCTTCTTCGGAGAACATTTTTGCATTTCCGATGTAGCGTTCTTCCATTGGGGTGACGCCGCGCTCGATAAAGCTTTTGCCCCTTACGCCTTCCGGAAGGATTTTTGCCAATGAACGGAGCATTGCTTTACCCGCATCAGGAATCTTATTGAATACTTCGAGCGATTGAGGCTCGCGATAGATATTATAGCCCCCGAATAATTCATCCGCGCCTTCGCCTGATAAGACGACCGTTACATGCTTCCTTGCTTCGCGGGCAACGAAATACAATGGCACACACGCAGGATCTGCCAAAGGATCATCCATATGCCACATGATTTTAGGGAGTTCCTTCATGTATTCTTCCGGTGTGATCACATAGCTGATATTTTCAACACCAAGCTTGTCGGCTGTCTCTTTGGCAACATCGATTTCACTGAAGCCATTGCGTTCGAATCCGACAGAGAATGTCTTGATATTTGGGTGGTGTTCCTTTGCGATAGAGGCGATGATGGATGAATCAATCCCTCCGGAAAGGAAGGAGCCTACAGGCACATCGCTTCGCATATGCATATTGACAGAATCGAATAGAACATCCTTGATTTCTTTAATAAATTCATTTTCAGGCTTTGAGACCGGGTGAAATGCGGCTTTCCAGTAGCGCTTGATATCCATTGGCTGGCCGATTTTTTTCGTGAAATAATGACCCGGCTCAAGCTTTTGGATTCCTTTAGTCATCGTTTTTGGTTCAGGGACATATTGATATGTCATATAATGCTGGACAGAATCGTAGTCAAGTACATCCTCATCCATTGCTAAAAGGATGCTCTTCTTCTCTGAGCCAAAGAACGTACGGTTTCCATCTTCTTTATAGAAGAATGGCTTGATGCCGAAATGGTCCCTGGCGCCAAATAATACTTGTTCTTCTTTGTCCCAGATGACAAAAGCAAACATACCGCGCAGTTTTTCCACTGCCTTTTCTTTCATATGGCTGTATAAAGCAATGATGACTTCTGTATCCGAAGAAGTCTGGAATGTAAGACCCTTGTTCAAAAGCTCTTCGCGAAGTTCTACGTAATTATAAATTTCACCATTAAAGATGATCCAATAGCGCTCATTTTCATAAGTAAGAGGCTGATGTCCAGCTTCTAAGTCGATGATGCTTAAGCGGCGGAATCCGAACTGTATATGTCCGTCCGCAAAGTATCCGTCGTCATCCGGACCACGGTGGGTAATAATATTATTCATATTTTTAAAAAGCTGCTGATCTTTTTCACTTAGCTCGACAGCTCGATCATGTACACATCCAATAAATCCGCACATTATGTAGCACCTACTCCAATAAGGTTTTTTTATAACAAATTCCATCATACAAAACTGAATCATGTCCAGACAACCGTCAAAAGACACGTTATGCCTGAAATCATACTATCCTATAGTATCACTTTTTCCCTAAAAATGCAGTTTCAAATCCTCAAATTTCACACTGGAAATATTAGTACTTTCATCAGTGAAGTTTGAGATCATTTCAGCCCTTCAATATATACTGAAATACAAGAAAGGGAGCTGCATTATTAGCAGCTCCACTTTTTATTCTCTGAGTTTCTATTAGCTTAATGCTTGAGTTTTCAATGCTTCAGCTTTATCTGTTCTTTCCCAAGGAAGATCAAGATCATTGCGTCCGAAGTGTCCGTATGCAGCTGTCTGCTTGTAGATAGGACGGCGAAGATCAAGCATCTTGATGATTCCAGCAGGACGAAGGTCAAAGTTATCACGGATTACATCAACCAATACATCTTCCGAAACTTTTCCTGTACCAAATGTATCAACAGAGATTGATACTGGCTGTGCTACACCGATAGCGTATGCAAGCTGAACTTCAACTTTATCTGCCAATCCTGCAGCGACGATGTTTTTCGCAACGTAGCGAGCAGCGTATGCAGCAGAACGGTCAACTTTAGTCGCATCTTTACCAGAGAATGCACCACCGCCGTGGCGAGCATATCCGCCGTAAGTATCAACGATGATTTTGCGGCCAGTCAATCCTGCATCCCCTTGAGGTCCTCCGATTACGAAACGGCCAGTAGGGTTGATGAAGTATTTTGTTTCTTCATCGATCAATTCTTTTGGAACAACTGGATCGATGACGTATTCTTTCAAGTTGCGCTTGATTTGCTCAAGTGTAGCTTCAGGGTGGTGCTGAGTGGAAATAACGATTGTGTCGATACGGACAGGCTTATCGTTTTCATCATATTCCACAGTTACTTGAGTTTTTCCATCCGGACGAAGGTAAGGAAGGATCTCTTCTTTACGAACTTCAGTCAAACGGCGGGATAATTTATGAGCCAAAGAGATTGGCAATGGCATTAATTCTTTCGTTTCGTTGCAGGCAAATCCGAACATAAGACCTTGGTCCCCTGCTCCGATTGCATCGATTTCCTCATCGGACATTTGGCCTTCACGTGCTTCCAATGCCTGGTCTACACCCATAGCGATGTCCGCAGACTGCTCATCAATGGAGGTCAATACTGCACATGTTTCAGCATCAAAGCCATATTTTGCACGAGTATATCCGATATTGGCAATGGTTTCCCGAACGATTTTCGGAATATCCACATACGTACTTGTTGTAATTTCCCCTGCGACAAGGACAAGTCCAGTTGTCACTGAAGTTTCACATGCTACACGAGCATTGGCATCTTTTGCAATGATTGCATCAAGAATGGAATCTGAAATTTGGTCGCAGATTTTATCCGGATGACCTTCAGTAACAGATTCAGATGTAAATAAACGGCGTTTTGTTGACATCAATGTTCCTCCTTATTAATGTGCAGAGCGAGGAGCCTTTTGCTTACCGCATCCGGCTGAAACGATCCTTTTTCTGCTTAAGTTCGTTTCACGGTACTCATTTCCCTTAGTAGTATGAAATAAACGTTGATACATTATCATGATCAACATGTCATATCATGTAAGCTAAGACGCGATATGTTTTTACACAAAAAGAAAAACCTTCCCTTTGTATAATGTGAGGAAAGGTTTTGATTGCATCATCGAGCCTTTCACCCTTATCGTTCAAGGTTGCACCTTGCGTCAGTTTAGCACCTTTTCTCAAAAAACAAAGTTGTTTTCAGTTGAGCAGGTTGCTGGGTTTCATAGGGTCTGTCCCTCCACCAGCTCAGGATAAGAGTATCCGTTCAAGGTAAAATCATAACGTACTGCACCTTTAGCGTCAATAACTTTCGCAATATTTATTTAAGAATTTAATGGAAGAAAGAAGCTTGGAATATTTCAAACAATCCCTTAAAATAAGGATTGTCCTTTTCTAACATTTTTTTGATAGAAAGATAGCAAATTCTTTGGCGTTACTTCCTATATATATCAACCGCCAGAAGAGACTCTCTTGATCTTTTACATATAATTCAAGAATTGTTACAAAACAAAAACAATCAAAAAAATTGGACACCAATAGTATAGATTAATGCGATAAATGTGTTATACTAATTCTCGAGAAAGAAAACGTTTACTTAAAATAATTTGATAAAGGAAGGTTAATACTGTATGAGTTCAGTAAGCATCTCAAATAAATTATTAGAACTTTTAAACGGTCATAACATTCAAATGCAGCTATCTGTTCCACAGCTCGTGGAAAAAGTCCTGAACCGTAAAGAAGGTGTACTGACTTCCTCTGGTGCAGTCCGGGCAGAAACAGGAAAATATACAGGGAGATCCCCTAAAGATAAGTTTATCGTTGATGAACCTTCCACACGCGATAAAATTGACTGGGGCAGTGTAAATACCCCGATTTCTTCAGAAGCATTCGATCGTTTAT from Falsibacillus pallidus encodes the following:
- a CDS encoding gamma carbonic anhydrase family protein; translation: MIYPYKDKSPVIADTAYIADFATVTGDVQIGEYSSIWFNTVIRGDVAPTIIGNKVNIQDNSVLHQSPGNPLILEDEVTIGHQVILHSCKIRKKALIGMGSIILDNAEIGEGAFIGAGSLIPQGKVIPPNTLAFGRPAKVIRELNEHDVSEMERISREYAEKGQYYKSISKTQK
- the asnB gene encoding asparagine synthase (glutamine-hydrolyzing), coding for MCGFIGCVHDRAVELSEKDQQLFKNMNNIITHRGPDDDGYFADGHIQFGFRRLSIIDLEAGHQPLTYENERYWIIFNGEIYNYVELREELLNKGLTFQTSSDTEVIIALYSHMKEKAVEKLRGMFAFVIWDKEEQVLFGARDHFGIKPFFYKEDGNRTFFGSEKKSILLAMDEDVLDYDSVQHYMTYQYVPEPKTMTKGIQKLEPGHYFTKKIGQPMDIKRYWKAAFHPVSKPENEFIKEIKDVLFDSVNMHMRSDVPVGSFLSGGIDSSIIASIAKEHHPNIKTFSVGFERNGFSEIDVAKETADKLGVENISYVITPEEYMKELPKIMWHMDDPLADPACVPLYFVAREARKHVTVVLSGEGADELFGGYNIYREPQSLEVFNKIPDAGKAMLRSLAKILPEGVRGKSFIERGVTPMEERYIGNAKMFSEEEKRELLPKYRTGLDYTSITKPLYSETFGYDPVDRMQYIDIHTWMRGDILLKADKMTMANSLELRVPFLDKNVFDVASKIPTSLKTANGTTKYILRKAAEGVVPDHVLTRKKLGFPVPIRHWLKDEMNEWAKNIIRESETDHIINKQVVLNLLEEHCQGKADNSRKIWTVLVFMIWHAVYKENKYDFQNEYKIKKAETVQP
- the metK gene encoding methionine adenosyltransferase; this translates as MSTKRRLFTSESVTEGHPDKICDQISDSILDAIIAKDANARVACETSVTTGLVLVAGEITTSTYVDIPKIVRETIANIGYTRAKYGFDAETCAVLTSIDEQSADIAMGVDQALEAREGQMSDEEIDAIGAGDQGLMFGFACNETKELMPLPISLAHKLSRRLTEVRKEEILPYLRPDGKTQVTVEYDENDKPVRIDTIVISTQHHPEATLEQIKRNLKEYVIDPVVPKELIDEETKYFINPTGRFVIGGPQGDAGLTGRKIIVDTYGGYARHGGGAFSGKDATKVDRSAAYAARYVAKNIVAAGLADKVEVQLAYAIGVAQPVSISVDTFGTGKVSEDVLVDVIRDNFDLRPAGIIKMLDLRRPIYKQTAAYGHFGRNDLDLPWERTDKAEALKTQALS